One Pseudomonas tolaasii NCPPB 2192 genomic window carries:
- a CDS encoding glycosyltransferase: MIGILIPVHNEEALLGECLKAAMVAASHPGLLGEAVQILAVLDTCSDDSAEIAQAYPVQVLHVQARNVGHVRGVGARHLLNQGARWISCTDADSRVAPDWLVAQLALGVDAVCGTVTVDAWSEGFDPAAQIRYHQAYQACDGHRHIHGANLGVSAGAYVQAGGFEPLACHEDVQLVRNLERCGASIAWSHDPQVITSARLDCRAEGGFGDYLKSLMQAT, translated from the coding sequence ATGATTGGCATTCTGATTCCGGTGCATAACGAAGAGGCCTTGCTGGGCGAGTGCCTGAAAGCGGCGATGGTCGCGGCCAGCCATCCCGGCTTGCTCGGCGAAGCGGTGCAGATCCTCGCGGTGCTCGATACGTGCAGCGACGACAGCGCGGAAATTGCGCAAGCCTACCCGGTGCAGGTGTTGCACGTTCAGGCACGCAATGTCGGGCACGTGCGCGGTGTGGGCGCGCGGCATTTACTGAATCAGGGCGCACGCTGGATTTCCTGCACCGACGCCGACAGCCGGGTTGCCCCCGACTGGCTGGTGGCGCAATTGGCGCTGGGTGTCGATGCAGTGTGTGGCACCGTCACGGTCGACGCCTGGAGTGAAGGCTTCGACCCGGCAGCGCAAATCCGTTATCACCAGGCGTATCAGGCCTGCGACGGGCATCGCCATATCCATGGCGCCAACCTGGGCGTGAGTGCCGGCGCCTATGTACAGGCCGGCGGGTTTGAGCCGCTGGCCTGCCACGAAGATGTGCAACTGGTACGCAACCTTGAACGCTGCGGCGCATCGATTGCCTGGAGCCACGACCCGCAAGTGATCACCAGCGCCCGCCTGGATTGCCGTGCCGAAGGCGGGTTTGGCGATTATTTGAAGAGCCTGATGCAGGCAACCTGA